A region of Vigna radiata var. radiata cultivar VC1973A chromosome 6, Vradiata_ver6, whole genome shotgun sequence DNA encodes the following proteins:
- the LOC106765257 gene encoding uncharacterized protein LOC106765257 isoform X2, whose product MGLNSRDIQLQLSRVLHVSAEIGYSFMRKHPLVSGALLVFFLLYIFLSYIYNLLVFLSPFFVCIAIFVRIFWSSEQNQLEEDVKKAKEKRVEIKSPPKVIKNERRGMLYKCPSHNATSRRRNFTGKRLEVYGGLEIRAKDLSSVFRNEFTISNRDFSRRFKLYDEDTGFDFSEAPEKQTLLSEPVIHGDHGQQKNTENKVDVEKTRIEDGNKSVEPKEDDQKNAMDLGTCAFERHKRLESLMARRKARKQLKLQISNDVIDIKSMSSNQIAPLFISRLNHFDSPKEFEGIQMPGSAPSALRSPFDIPYDPFEEKPNLTGDGFDQELKNLLTEPRQQEVLEAKEHTHPIDQRLQGTGDNNPFEQLSSEEASESESKAFVPLSEEGKETACEENGKCETEKTVDINAETTNSNSERANESDMIPTIDDNRAQLLEKVVKPQEGDNNLPLTSANATKINDSLYESLPPSVEKNKATSFNCGPIRHTPSCSLASDLQVEVSEIGSPTLTVDENNETTTTTDGESIIYDGDIDKDVTSGSEDMWGASLHSREVRRVSEQDISELNSWRDISSPLSLQNIDEENAADVSSMSSDIPDDTPTFSMTNDQHNIFGVKDFVMEPSHSSVVAARWKRLMRLMDNRANHSEKTREVFNISENSSKAQVTNDGNSSTTSEQDNTHNSQGNEALNSDVQQEITDEVSINSNSSSSSSSSGAEP is encoded by the exons atgggGTTGAATTCAAGGGATATTCAACTTCAATTGTCCAGAGTGCTTCATGTTTCAGCTGAGATTGGCTACAGTTTCATGAGAAAGCATCCATTGGTTTCGGGTGCTTTGTTGGTGTTCTTccttttgtatatatttctctCTTACATTTACAACCTGCTGGTTTTCTTGTCCCCATTTTTTGTGTGCATCGCCatttttgttagaatattttGGAGTTCTGAGCAAAACCAACTTGAAGAAGATGTTAAAAAGGCAAAGGAGAAAAGGGTTGAGATAAAATCTCCACCAAAAGTGATCAAGAATGAGAGACGTGGAATGCTGTATAAGTGTCCATCACATAATGCAACAAGTAGAAGAAGAAATTTCACTGGGAAGAGATTGGAGGTGTATGGTGGTTTGGAAATAAGAGCCAAGGATTTATCATCAGTGTTTCGTAATGAATTCACTATCTCTAACAGAGATTTTAGCAGAAGGTTTAAACTTTATGATGAAGACACAGGTTTTGATTTCTCGGAGGCTCCGGAAAAGCAAACATTATTGTCTGAACCGGTGATTCATGGTGATCATGGCCAAcagaaaaacacagaaaacaaagtGGATGTGGAAAAAACTCGAATAGAAGATGGCAATAAAAGTGTAGAACCGAAAGAGGATGATCAGAAGAATGCAATGGATCTTGGGACGTGTGCGTTTGAGAGACACAAAAGGCTAGAGAGTCTAATGGCAAGgagaaaagcaagaaaacaaTTGAAGTTGCAGATATCAAATGATGTGATTGACATCAAATCCATGTCCTCAAATCAAATTGCTCCTTTGTTTATATCAAGACTCAACCATTTTGATTCTCCGAAAGAATTTGAGGGCATACAAATGCCTGGTTCTGCCCCATCTGCTTTGAGAAGCCCATTTGATATTCCATATGATCCTTTTGAGGAGAAACCCAATCTCACAGGGGACGGTTTTGATCAAGAACTGAAGAATTTGTTAACAGAACCAAGACAACAAGAAGTCCTTGAAGCCAAAGAGCACACACACCCAATAGACCAAAGGCTTCAAG GTACTGGAGATAATAATCCATTCGAACAATTATCATCCGAAGAAGCCAGTGAAAGTGAGTCCAAAGCTTTTGTTCCTTTAAGTGAAGAAGGAAAGGAAACAGCATGTGAAGAGAATGGAAAATGTGAAACTGAGAAAACGGTTGACATCAATGCTGAAACAACAAACTCCAATTCAGAGCGTGCAAATGAGTCAGACATGATTCCAACAATAGATGATAATAGAGCTCAACTTTTAGAGAAGGTTGTTAAGCCTCAAGAGGGTGACAACAATTTACCATTAACAAGTGCTAATGCTACTAAAATAAATGACTCTTTGTATGAATCTCTTCCACCATCTGTTGAGAAGAACAAGGCAACAAGTTTCAATTGTGGCCCAATCCGTCACACCCCTTCATGTTCTTTGGCTTCTGACTTACAAGTGGAGGTTTCTGAAATCGGTTCACCTACACTGACGGTTGATGAGAACAACGAGACCACCACAACCACTGATGGAGAATCGATTATTTATGATGGGGACATTGACAAGGATGTTACTTCTGGCAGTGAAGACATGTGGGGAGCCTCACTCCATTCAAGAGAAGTTCGTAGAGTAAGTGAGCAAGATATTTCGGAATTAAATAGCTGGAGGGACATTTCTTCACCTCTTTCTTTGCAAAACATAGATGAAGAAAATGCAGCAGATGTGAGCTCCATGTCTTCTGACATACCTGATGACACTCCGACTTTTTCGATGACCAATGACCAACATAACATCTTTGGGGTGAAAGACTTTGTCATGGAACCTTCTCATTCTTCAGTTGTGGCAGCACGTTGGAAGCGGTTGATGCGATTGATGGATAATCGTGCTAACCATTCAGAAAAAACAAGG GAAGTGTTCAACATCTCAGAGAATTCAAGTAAGGCACAAGTCACGAATGATGGGAATAGCTCGACAACCTCTGAGCAAGATAACACGCATAACTCACAAGGTAATGAAGCGTTAAATTCAGACGTTCAACAAGAAATAACTGATGAAGTCTCCATCAACTCtaattcatcatcttcatcttcatcttcaggGGCAGAACCATAG
- the LOC106765257 gene encoding uncharacterized protein LOC106765257 isoform X1: MGLNSRDIQLQLSRVLHVSAEIGYSFMRKHPLVSGALLVFFLLYIFLSYIYNLLVFLSPFFVCIAIFVRIFWSSEQNQLEEDVKKAKEKRVEIKSPPKVIKNERRGMLYKCPSHNATSRRRNFTGKRLEVYGGLEIRAKDLSSVFRNEFTISNRDFSRRFKLYDEDTGFDFSEAPEKQTLLSEPVIHGDHGQQKNTENKVDVEKTRIEDGNKSVEPKEDDQKNAMDLGTCAFERHKRLESLMARRKARKQLKLQISNDVIDIKSMSSNQIAPLFISRLNHFDSPKEFEGIQMPGSAPSALRSPFDIPYDPFEEKPNLTGDGFDQELKNLLTEPRQQEVLEAKEHTHPIDQRLQGRIFMITFFSPLSFPIMMKLMHIPTGTGDNNPFEQLSSEEASESESKAFVPLSEEGKETACEENGKCETEKTVDINAETTNSNSERANESDMIPTIDDNRAQLLEKVVKPQEGDNNLPLTSANATKINDSLYESLPPSVEKNKATSFNCGPIRHTPSCSLASDLQVEVSEIGSPTLTVDENNETTTTTDGESIIYDGDIDKDVTSGSEDMWGASLHSREVRRVSEQDISELNSWRDISSPLSLQNIDEENAADVSSMSSDIPDDTPTFSMTNDQHNIFGVKDFVMEPSHSSVVAARWKRLMRLMDNRANHSEKTREVFNISENSSKAQVTNDGNSSTTSEQDNTHNSQGNEALNSDVQQEITDEVSINSNSSSSSSSSGAEP; encoded by the exons atgggGTTGAATTCAAGGGATATTCAACTTCAATTGTCCAGAGTGCTTCATGTTTCAGCTGAGATTGGCTACAGTTTCATGAGAAAGCATCCATTGGTTTCGGGTGCTTTGTTGGTGTTCTTccttttgtatatatttctctCTTACATTTACAACCTGCTGGTTTTCTTGTCCCCATTTTTTGTGTGCATCGCCatttttgttagaatattttGGAGTTCTGAGCAAAACCAACTTGAAGAAGATGTTAAAAAGGCAAAGGAGAAAAGGGTTGAGATAAAATCTCCACCAAAAGTGATCAAGAATGAGAGACGTGGAATGCTGTATAAGTGTCCATCACATAATGCAACAAGTAGAAGAAGAAATTTCACTGGGAAGAGATTGGAGGTGTATGGTGGTTTGGAAATAAGAGCCAAGGATTTATCATCAGTGTTTCGTAATGAATTCACTATCTCTAACAGAGATTTTAGCAGAAGGTTTAAACTTTATGATGAAGACACAGGTTTTGATTTCTCGGAGGCTCCGGAAAAGCAAACATTATTGTCTGAACCGGTGATTCATGGTGATCATGGCCAAcagaaaaacacagaaaacaaagtGGATGTGGAAAAAACTCGAATAGAAGATGGCAATAAAAGTGTAGAACCGAAAGAGGATGATCAGAAGAATGCAATGGATCTTGGGACGTGTGCGTTTGAGAGACACAAAAGGCTAGAGAGTCTAATGGCAAGgagaaaagcaagaaaacaaTTGAAGTTGCAGATATCAAATGATGTGATTGACATCAAATCCATGTCCTCAAATCAAATTGCTCCTTTGTTTATATCAAGACTCAACCATTTTGATTCTCCGAAAGAATTTGAGGGCATACAAATGCCTGGTTCTGCCCCATCTGCTTTGAGAAGCCCATTTGATATTCCATATGATCCTTTTGAGGAGAAACCCAATCTCACAGGGGACGGTTTTGATCAAGAACTGAAGAATTTGTTAACAGAACCAAGACAACAAGAAGTCCTTGAAGCCAAAGAGCACACACACCCAATAGACCAAAGGCTTCAAGGTAGAATATTTATGATCACTttcttttctcctctttcttTCCCAATCATGATGAAACTTATGCACATTCCTACAGGTACTGGAGATAATAATCCATTCGAACAATTATCATCCGAAGAAGCCAGTGAAAGTGAGTCCAAAGCTTTTGTTCCTTTAAGTGAAGAAGGAAAGGAAACAGCATGTGAAGAGAATGGAAAATGTGAAACTGAGAAAACGGTTGACATCAATGCTGAAACAACAAACTCCAATTCAGAGCGTGCAAATGAGTCAGACATGATTCCAACAATAGATGATAATAGAGCTCAACTTTTAGAGAAGGTTGTTAAGCCTCAAGAGGGTGACAACAATTTACCATTAACAAGTGCTAATGCTACTAAAATAAATGACTCTTTGTATGAATCTCTTCCACCATCTGTTGAGAAGAACAAGGCAACAAGTTTCAATTGTGGCCCAATCCGTCACACCCCTTCATGTTCTTTGGCTTCTGACTTACAAGTGGAGGTTTCTGAAATCGGTTCACCTACACTGACGGTTGATGAGAACAACGAGACCACCACAACCACTGATGGAGAATCGATTATTTATGATGGGGACATTGACAAGGATGTTACTTCTGGCAGTGAAGACATGTGGGGAGCCTCACTCCATTCAAGAGAAGTTCGTAGAGTAAGTGAGCAAGATATTTCGGAATTAAATAGCTGGAGGGACATTTCTTCACCTCTTTCTTTGCAAAACATAGATGAAGAAAATGCAGCAGATGTGAGCTCCATGTCTTCTGACATACCTGATGACACTCCGACTTTTTCGATGACCAATGACCAACATAACATCTTTGGGGTGAAAGACTTTGTCATGGAACCTTCTCATTCTTCAGTTGTGGCAGCACGTTGGAAGCGGTTGATGCGATTGATGGATAATCGTGCTAACCATTCAGAAAAAACAAGG GAAGTGTTCAACATCTCAGAGAATTCAAGTAAGGCACAAGTCACGAATGATGGGAATAGCTCGACAACCTCTGAGCAAGATAACACGCATAACTCACAAGGTAATGAAGCGTTAAATTCAGACGTTCAACAAGAAATAACTGATGAAGTCTCCATCAACTCtaattcatcatcttcatcttcatcttcaggGGCAGAACCATAG